Proteins from a single region of Lelliottia sp. JS-SCA-14:
- a CDS encoding helix-turn-helix transcriptional regulator, protein MKSAIANVKIDSDNYYYKFGLYQMLAHIYQFEKPTPGIKKVQGQVSILFRQNIASIIYPGPELTLNTLDIPFVCNTLNLSEINAKLEKIMMVTQYPYFECDKQVMYQRLGIKSYHQLSGTEFTVLRYCGKGFRPREIALILDCSEKTVNTHCRNAMRKMGMSKRVELYQYATLVMCDEGRERATLCL, encoded by the coding sequence ATGAAAAGCGCGATAGCAAATGTTAAAATTGACAGTGATAACTATTATTATAAATTTGGGCTTTATCAGATGCTCGCACACATCTATCAGTTCGAAAAACCAACCCCAGGAATTAAAAAGGTGCAAGGGCAGGTAAGTATCCTTTTTAGACAAAATATTGCTAGCATAATCTATCCAGGCCCTGAACTGACATTGAATACCCTGGATATCCCGTTTGTCTGCAACACCCTCAACCTTAGCGAGATTAATGCGAAACTGGAAAAGATCATGATGGTCACGCAGTACCCTTATTTCGAGTGCGATAAACAGGTCATGTATCAACGCCTGGGTATCAAATCCTATCATCAGCTATCAGGCACAGAGTTTACTGTGCTGCGCTATTGCGGTAAGGGATTTCGCCCACGTGAAATTGCGTTAATACTCGACTGCTCAGAGAAAACGGTGAATACGCACTGTCGCAACGCGATGCGTAAAATGGGCATGTCGAAAAGAGTGGAGCTATATCAATATGCCACTCTGGTTATGTGTGATGAGGGGCGCGAAAGAGCGACACTTTGCCTCTGA
- a CDS encoding DcrB-related protein yields the protein MKTPNYSLLEGNFLSQAPILDRSVNILMFRDPDDNEYNIMINRATLEEDQETEAFCEAQIEELRNKLPGFQMEGKLLRNEIGPARLPVVQIANHYLQDGKKVRQVQSVIKLPWHGTTNHNEREVLIFTLYSLEEFSEYQRKHYVQIINTFQPNHAL from the coding sequence ATGAAAACACCCAACTACAGCCTTCTTGAAGGTAATTTTCTGAGTCAGGCTCCCATCCTCGACCGTTCGGTTAATATTCTGATGTTCAGGGATCCTGATGACAACGAATACAACATTATGATTAACCGGGCGACGCTCGAAGAGGATCAGGAGACAGAGGCATTCTGCGAAGCGCAAATCGAAGAGTTGCGCAATAAACTGCCGGGATTCCAGATGGAAGGAAAACTGCTCAGAAACGAAATTGGCCCGGCGCGGCTGCCGGTCGTGCAAATAGCCAATCACTATTTACAGGACGGAAAAAAAGTCCGTCAGGTACAATCCGTGATTAAACTCCCCTGGCATGGGACCACTAATCACAATGAGCGCGAAGTGTTGATATTCACCCTGTATTCTCTGGAAGAGTTTTCAGAATATCAACGTAAACATTATGTGCAGATCATCAACACTTTTCAGCCTAATCACGCCTTATAA